One part of the Kryptolebias marmoratus isolate JLee-2015 linkage group LG2, ASM164957v2, whole genome shotgun sequence genome encodes these proteins:
- the LOC108247319 gene encoding TRPM8 channel-associated factor homolog produces the protein MTFKEDLEYLLKGISEFDIQGDAAFSEKLASFWNNVFRWLDQGRNVVIGFCPKVNILPNLRLECEKTTFRQDLSVYVCTAYSEEDPEKIQAFVAEGGGLLIGGHAWWWAQEHPQQNPLQDFSGNKILNKMDLSVLKETISNRVFKAPQPSQANYFHFRRLLHRFAGHVLEGRELRKQDEELLKQLEMECAHFLSMKAYDSYSYTQILSILTDILKVGLPQVSDENPVSSAQDLMRLNLESNVYNVYLSQDALLPFLIKNIPTLPVVNNRKIKINAQTAENEEWISTERVQVWNMWGGLIYLVAPPDVKVEEEEVVVEVAVPAPYYKTG, from the exons ATGACTTTTAAGGAAGATCTGGAGTATCTGCTGAAAGGGATTTCAGAGTTTGACATCCAGGGAGATGCTGCTTTCTCTGAG AAACTGGCATCATTTTGGAATAATGTGTTTCGTTGGCTGGACCAAGGCAGGAATGTGGTCATAGGGTTTTGTCCAAAGGTCAACATTTTACCCAACTTAAGGTTAGAATGTGAGAAGACAACATTCAGGCAAGACCtgagtgtttatgtgtgcacaGCATACAGTGAAGAAGATCCTGAGAAAATCCAAGCCTTTGTGGCAGAAGGAGGAGGCCTGCTGATTGGTGGACATGCCTGGTGGTGGGCACAAGAACACCCACAGCAAAACCCACTGCAAGACTTCTCAG GAAACAAGATCCTAAACAAAATGGACTTGAGTGTGTTGAAGGAAACCATTAGTAATAGGGTTTTCAAAGCTCCTCAACCAAGTCAAGCTAATTACTTCCACTTCCGCCGTCTTCTGCATCGCTTTGCTGGTCATGTTCTTGAAGGCAGGGAACTTAGGAAACAAGATGAAGAGCTCTTAAAACAACTGGAAATGGAGTGTGCCCACTTCTTGAGCATGAAGGCTTATGACAGCTACTCCTACACACAGATTCTGTCCATCCTCACTGACATCTTGAAGGTGGGGCTGCCACAG GTGAGTGACGAGAACCCTGTGAGCAGTGCCCAGGACCTCATGCGTCTCAATCTGGAGTCCAACGTGTATAATGTTTACCTAAGCCAGGATGCCCTCCTGCCTTTTCTCATCAAGAACATCCCAACACTACCTGTTGTCAACAACCGAAAGATCAAGATTAATGCCCAAACAGCAG aaaATGAGGAGTGGATCAGTACAG AAAGGGTGCAGGTTTGGAACATGTGGGGTGGACTCATCTATCTGGTGGCTCCACCTGATGTAAAGGTGGAGGAAGAAGAGGTCGTGGTGGAGGTGGCTGTGCCTGCTCCTTATTACAAGACTG GATGA
- the LOC108247318 gene encoding TRPM8 channel-associated factor homolog gives MSDQPTQSYHEDAYKSLVKGLKELDLRSSSVPCNLVLSGENAFPVVMNSDGHVLMAASRYGRGRVVVLSHERYLTLSPALVENAVIWLGGGESENLSLGVHQNLKAVADNLSKSNFQVSLVEGFSGSLGVSVYVSDAYQVGASAGDLVAFIKAGGGVLIGGQAWNWAAQNPNENLILQFSGNKVSGVAGIYFSDQYAKGENLPISPEIPTSWKSLHNKMTFKEDLEYLLKGISEFDIQGDAGLSEALIHGPLAFPIGATNDGQAFLAGTYFGKGRVILVTHESLIGSEKLASFWNNAIRWLDQGRNGVIGFRPEVNILPNLGLECEKTTFRQDLSVYVCTAYSEEDPEKIQAFVSEGGGLLIGGHAWWWAQEHPQQNPLQDFSGNKILNRMGLSVLEEIIGNGVFKAPEPSQANFFHFCRLLHRFAGHVLEGRELTKQDEEHLKQLEMECVHFLSMKAYDSYSYTQILSILTDILKVGMPQVGNMKL, from the exons ATGTCTGACCAGCCAACCCAGTCTTACCATGAAGACGCCTACAAGTCTCTTGTGAAAGGCCTGAAGGAGCTGGACCTACGCAGCTCCAGCGTTCCTTGTAACCTGGTGCTCTCAGGAGAAAATGCCTTTCCTGTAGTGATGAACAGCGATGGTCATGTCCTCATGGCTGCTTCTCGGTACGGCAGAGGAAGAGTTGTGGTCCTGAGTCATGAGCGGTACCTGACTTTGTCTCCTGCTCTGGTAGAGAATGCTGTGATCTGGCTGGGAGGAGGGGAATCAGAAAACTTGTCTTTGGGGGTGCACCAAAACCTGAAGGCAGTTGCTGACAATCTCAGTAAATCCAACTTCCAAGTTAGCCTTGTTGAGGGTTTTAGTGGAAGTCTGGGAGTTAGTGTGTATGTATCAGATGCCTACCAAGTTGGTGCAAGCGCAGGAGATCTGGTAGCCTTCATTAAAGCAGGAGGAGGGGTGCTGATAGGGGGACAAGCGTGGAACTGGGCTGCACAGAACCCCAACGAAAATCTAATCCTTcagttttcaggaaataaagtCTCAGGGGTGGCAGGGATCTACTTTTCTGATCAATATGCAAAAGGAGAAAACCTGCCTATAAGCCCTGAAATCCCAACATCCTGGAAATCCTTACA caataaaatgacttttaagGAAGATCTGGAGTATCTGCTGAAAGGGATTTCAGAGTTTGACATCCAGGGAGATGCTGGTCTCTCTGAGGCTCTGATCCACGGCCCTCTTGCCTTTCCCATTGGTGCCACAAACGATGGACAAGCGTTCCTGGCAGGAACCTACTTTGGGAAGGGACGAGTAATTCTGGTGACACATGAATCTTTAATTGGATCTGAG AAACTGGCATCATTTTGGAATAATGCAATTCGTTGGCTGGACCAAGGCAGGAATGGGGTCATAGGGTTTCGTCCAGAGGTCAACATTTTACCCAACTTAGGGTTAGAATGTGAGAAGACAACATTCAGGCAAGACCtgagtgtttatgtgtgcacaGCATACAGTGAAGAAGATCCTGAGAAAATCCAAGCCTTTGTGTCAGAAGGAGGAGGCCTGCTGATTGGTGGACATGCCTGGTGGTGGGCACAAGAACACCCACAGCAAAACCCACTGCAAGACTTCTCAG GAAACAAGATCCTAAACAGAATGGGCTTGAGTGTGTTGGAAGAAATCATTGGTAACGGTGTCTTCAAAGCTCCTGAGCCAAGTCAGGCTAATTTCTTCCACTTCTGCCGTCTTCTGCATCGCTTTGCTGGTCATGTTCTTGAGGGCAGGGAACTTACCAAGCAAGATGAAGAGCACTTAAAACAACTGGAAATGGAGTGTGTCCACTTCTTGAGCATGAAGGCTTATGACAGCTACTCCTACACACAGATTCTGTCCATCCTCACTGATATCTTGAAGGTGGGGATGCCACAGGTAGGTAACATGAAGCTCTAA